The genomic window GCCGCCGATGCGTCTTTATTGCGCGTCGAGCATTTTTTGCACATGCGTTTGGAATTGGCCGAGCCAGACTTAATCGATATGTTTAAGCCATTCTTGCATGATGAGCGTGTGAAGTTGGTGTCTCTCATGGACCATACTCCCGGGCAGCGTCAGTGGACTGATCTGCATCATTATCGCGTGTATGTCGGCGGCAAGCGCGGCTGGAGTGAAGAGAAAGTCGATTCCATGCTAGAGCATATGCGGGAACGCCAGCAGTTACATGCCGCCGAGAATCGCCAAAGAGTGGTACAGCTGTGTGCCGAGCGCGCTCATCCTATTTGCCTGGCGACGCATGATGACACTACTCTGGAACACGTCAGTGAGGGCGTGGCCGACGGCGTCAGTGTTGCTGAATTCCCGACCACGCTGGCGGCAGCGCAGGCGGCCCGTGCGCATGGTTGGAGCATTATCATGGGCGCGCCGAATCGTGTTCGTGGCGGCTCGCATTCCGGCAATGTGGCCGCTAGTACTTTGGCACGTGCCGGTTTGCTCGATGTGCTGTCTTCTGATTACGTCCCCGCCAGTTTATTGCATGCGGCATTTTTGTTGCAGCAGGATGGTTTTAGTCTACCGCAAGCAATCGCCACCGTAACCCGCAATCCGGCCCGACTCATAGGCCTGCACGATAGAGGTGAAATCGCGCTGGGCTTAAAGGCTGACTTCATCCGGGTACGCATGCATGGACAGATACCGGTGGTCATGGGTGTCTGGAAGGCGGGCCAGAAGATCGCCTAAGCGAAAAAAAATGATAGCAAAACTAAAAAGCCCAAACCTGAATACGGTCTGGGCTTTTTTTGATACAAATTAATGCGTGCTAGTTAATATTTAAGATGCCGCGTAGCTGATCCATCGCTACTCCATTCAGGCGCAATTCGCGGTTGGAATCGAGACGGGCGCGGCCTCCTAGCATGACGTTGCTATCACGCTCTACATACACCCTGTCATTGCGCCACAGCGGGATTAAC from Undibacterium parvum includes these protein-coding regions:
- a CDS encoding alpha-D-ribose 1-methylphosphonate 5-triphosphate diphosphatase; this translates as MKSSINHLFIKNARIITADALAYGSLMVQDGLIAEFGSIASSPDLSIEDWQGDYLLPGLVELHTDNLEKHLMPRPKVNWPVLPAILAHDAEIAAAGITTVLDAIAVGDLDANSVRMQTLSSCTQGLQEAADASLLRVEHFLHMRLELAEPDLIDMFKPFLHDERVKLVSLMDHTPGQRQWTDLHHYRVYVGGKRGWSEEKVDSMLEHMRERQQLHAAENRQRVVQLCAERAHPICLATHDDTTLEHVSEGVADGVSVAEFPTTLAAAQAARAHGWSIIMGAPNRVRGGSHSGNVAASTLARAGLLDVLSSDYVPASLLHAAFLLQQDGFSLPQAIATVTRNPARLIGLHDRGEIALGLKADFIRVRMHGQIPVVMGVWKAGQKIA